A genome region from Deltaproteobacteria bacterium includes the following:
- a CDS encoding c-type cytochrome — translation MSTDSMIPRKSAFLVAGLMGALIALAAGGRFAVHAQGGATSERMSALEQAELLKQGRELYVQNCAGCHGLKGDGHGPAARWLNPKPRDFRDGVYKFRSTPAGALPTDGDLMRTLTAGVIGTSMPSWHLVPDRHRYALVQYIKTFSASFEDVSMSEPPIHLSPPPEDLMSPQRVYEGRLVYEKMACNQCHGDTGLGDGPSANALDDQWGFRLKPANFVHGKLRGGDTPVDIYRTFTTGLNGTPMPAYRDDLTEDERWSLVAYIRALRDGADPHPPAPEAAE, via the coding sequence GTGAGCACTGACAGCATGATCCCGCGAAAGTCGGCATTTCTGGTTGCGGGACTAATGGGCGCGCTGATCGCCCTCGCCGCAGGCGGCCGGTTTGCCGTTCACGCCCAGGGCGGAGCCACCTCGGAGCGCATGTCGGCTCTGGAACAGGCCGAACTTCTCAAGCAGGGCCGGGAACTGTACGTGCAGAACTGTGCCGGCTGCCACGGCCTCAAGGGGGACGGGCATGGACCGGCTGCCCGCTGGCTGAACCCCAAGCCCCGGGACTTCCGCGACGGGGTCTACAAGTTCCGCTCCACACCCGCCGGAGCGTTGCCCACCGATGGCGACCTGATGCGGACACTGACCGCCGGTGTGATCGGAACGAGCATGCCTTCGTGGCACCTGGTCCCCGACCGGCACCGCTATGCGCTGGTCCAGTACATCAAGACCTTCTCGGCCTCGTTCGAAGACGTTTCGATGAGCGAGCCGCCAATCCACCTCTCCCCGCCGCCAGAAGACCTGATGAGCCCGCAGCGGGTCTACGAGGGCCGGCTGGTCTATGAAAAAATGGCCTGTAACCAGTGTCACGGAGATACCGGCCTGGGCGACGGCCCTTCGGCCAATGCGCTCGATGACCAGTGGGGCTTCAGGCTGAAACCGGCAAACTTCGTCCACGGCAAGCTCCGCGGCGGCGACACCCCGGTAGATATCTACCGGACCTTCACGACGGGCCTGAACGGCACGCCGATGCCGGCCTACCGCGACGACCTGACCGAGGACGAGCGGTGGTCGCTGGTCGCCTATATCCGGGCGCTCAGGGACGGAGCCGACCCGCATCCCCCTGCCCCCGAAGCGGCAGAATGA
- a CDS encoding Crp/Fnr family transcriptional regulator, whose amino-acid sequence MAAVRTSKNRILSEKLDCALCGTVGQSPFQDLQRPDLERLSERKIHNVYRRTQSLYYEGNRPTGVFCIKEGRVKCYRLGPGGQRQIIRIVGPGDLLGFSAVIRGGAHAETAEALENAVVCFIPKESFLSMFSDRRELVSRLLSKTLGDTQQMEDTVLSISTMNVRDRTLRLFRHLGMRFGITDAQSEGILWLDVPLTRQEMAEMIGTSVETLIRMLAELKDEGLVTSQGRMIGISDMKRLSDLTSSAAG is encoded by the coding sequence ATGGCGGCAGTCCGAACCAGCAAGAACCGGATACTCAGCGAAAAACTAGACTGTGCACTGTGCGGCACCGTGGGGCAGAGTCCGTTCCAGGATCTCCAGCGTCCCGATCTGGAGCGGCTGTCGGAACGGAAGATTCATAACGTCTACCGGCGCACCCAGTCTCTCTACTATGAGGGCAACCGCCCGACCGGCGTGTTCTGCATCAAGGAAGGCCGGGTGAAATGCTACCGGCTGGGACCGGGCGGGCAGCGGCAGATTATCCGGATCGTCGGCCCGGGGGATCTGCTGGGATTCAGCGCGGTCATCCGCGGAGGGGCACATGCGGAAACCGCCGAGGCCCTCGAAAATGCCGTCGTCTGCTTCATTCCGAAGGAAAGCTTCCTGTCCATGTTCTCGGACCGGCGCGAACTGGTGAGCCGGCTGCTGTCCAAAACGCTGGGCGATACCCAGCAGATGGAAGATACGGTTCTCTCTATATCGACGATGAATGTCCGTGACCGGACATTGAGGCTGTTCCGTCATCTCGGAATGCGGTTTGGCATCACCGATGCCCAGTCCGAGGGGATTCTCTGGCTGGATGTGCCGCTGACCCGGCAGGAGATGGCCGAAATGATCGGGACCAGCGTGGAGACGCTGATCCGGATGCTCGCCGAGCTCAAGGATGAAGGACTGGTGACAAGCCAGGGCCGCATGATCGGCATTTCCGACATGAAACGCCTGTCTGACCTGACCAGTTCCGCCGCCGGATAA